The genomic segment CGTCGACCTCTCCCCGCTCGGCCGCGCGATCGAGCATCGCGGCCAGGTGCTCGCGCATCGGCGCGATGACCCCGGAGCGGATCATCTCCGCCAGTTCCGCGTCGTGCGCGGCCTCGCCCAGGAGCGCGACGAGCACGGCTCCCGGTTTACCGGACGCCGGAAGTTGTTTCCTGTTCAGCAGTTCGCGGATGTCGCCGTGGAGGGAGCCGGTGTCGACGCGGTCCTTCTCCGCTTCGGCCAACTGCTCGGCGGCCGCCAGGATGAGGTCGCGTTTGGTCTGCCAGCGGCGGTACAGGGTGGCCGTGGAGACCCCGGCTCGACGGGCGACCCCCGCGGTCGTCAGGCGCGCGTAACCGGACTCGGCCAGCTCGTCGAGCACGGCCTCGATCATGGCCGGGGTCAGCCTGGCGTCCACGGGACGGCCCGGCGGCCGCGACGGCTCACCGGTCGATTTCCTGCTCACCACGCCGCCACCCTACCCGAATAGATACGAAGTCACTCAGTTTCGTATCGTGCTAGCGTGATGCCACCCCCTTCGAGAGGTGTGCACATGAACGTCATCGTCATCACCGGCGCGAGCGACGGCATCGGCGCCGCCGCGAGCGAACTCCTCTCCAGCGACGACACGCGGCTGATCCTGACCGGCCGAAGCCCCGTCAAGACGAAGGCGGTCGCGGAACGGGTCGGCGCCGAGTACCACGTCGCCGACTTCGAGCGCCTCGACGAGGTGCGCGATCTCGCCACCGCCCTCCTCGACTCCTGCGACAGGATCGACGTGCTGGCCAACAACGCGGGTGGCCTCTTCTCCGGCCCGACCCGCACGGTGGACGGTTTCGAGAAGACCTTCCAGGTCAACCACCTGGCCCCCTACCTGCTCACCAACCTGCTGATCGACCGCCTGCTGCCCAGCCGGGCGACGGTGGTCAACACCTCCAGCGTCGGGGCGCGGCTCAACGGGCGCATCGATCTCGAAGACCTGAACGGCTGGAAGAAGTTCACCGTGAACCGGGCGTACGGCACCGCCAAACTGGCGAACATCCTGTTCACCAAGGGTCTTCACCAGAGGTTCCACGCGCACGGGCTGTCCTCGGTCGCGTTCCACCCGGGACCGATCGCGTCGAACTTCGCCTCCGACACCACCAGCTACCTGCGCTGGGTCTACCGCGGCCCCCTGAAGCGACTCCTCACCAGCCCCGAACGCGGCGGCGAAAACCTGGCGCACTTCGCGACAGCAGCCACCGACGCGCCCTGGGTCTCCGGCGAGTACTACAACGAGCGGCGCAAGATCGCGCGCACCAACAAGCAGGCGTACGACGCCGAGATGGTCGCGCGTCACTGGGACCTCAGCGCGCAGATGCTCGGCGTCCAATGGCCCCACGAAACGGCATAGGGGCCGCGCCAGCTTTCCTCGGCGACCTCCGGCCGCACATGATGGCGGCATGATCTCGTTCGACGAACTGGTCGCCGCGCACCGGGCGGAGCTGTACGTGCACTGCTACCGGATGCTCGGCTCCGCGCAGGACGCGGAGGACGCGGTGCAGGAAGCGCTGCTCGCCGCGTGGCGTGGGCTGGCCGGTTTCCAGGGGCGCAGCTCACTGCGGACCTGGCTCTACCGCGTGACCACGAACGCCTGCCTGCGCCTGTCCACGCAACGCCGGTTGCTCAGCTCCGACCACGGCCCGCCGTTCACGCAGACCGCCGAGCTCGGCGAGCCGGTCACCGGGCCGGTGTGGGTGGAGCCGTGCCCGGAAGCGGTCTACCTGCGGCGGGAAAGCGTCGAGCTGGCGTTCGTCGCCGCGCTGCAGCACCTGCCGGGGAACCAGCGCGCCGTGCTCATCCTGCGGGACGTGCTCGGCTTCAGCGCCGCCGAAGTGGCCGGGATGCTGGACACCAGCACGGCTTCGGTGAACAGCGCCATGCAGCGCGCGAAGGCGACCGTCCGGCAACGCGTCCCGGCACGCTCGCAGCAGGACGAACTGGCCGCGCTCGGCGAGGACGGTGTCCGCGAACTGGTCGACGCGCTGGTCACCGCGTGGGAGAAGGCCGACGTCGAGGGCCTGCTCGACCTGCTCACCGAGGACGTCCGGTTCACCATGCCGCCGCTGCCCGCGTGGTTCGACGGCCGCGACGACGTGCGGAAGTTCCTGGTGGACCGCCTGTTCGCCACGCCGTGGCGGCTGCTGCCGGTGACCGCGAACGCCCAGCCCGCACTGGCCTGCTACCAGAACGCCGGGGCGGGCTTCCAGCTCGGCGGGATCGCCGTGCCGCACCTGCGTGGCGGCCGGATCTGCTGGCTCGCCACCTTCGTCGACCCCGAGGTGGTGGCCCACTTCCCCGTGCCGCGCGAATTCCCTGCCGGAGACCGATGAATCCGGCGGGCTCGCTGTCTCTACCCGGGTGACGGTCTCGATCCGGGAGGACACCATGCGCAAGCTCATCGTCACCAACCTCGTCTCGCTCGACGGGTTCGTCGCCGGTCCGGGCGGTGACCCGACCCCGCTGCCGATGGGCGGGTTCTTCGACGAGTACAACCACGAACGCCAGCGGTCCGCGGAAGCACTGGTGCTCGGGCGCACCACCTACCAGATGCTCAGGAGCTACTGGCCCGCGATCGCCGAGGACCCCTCGCGCAGCCCGGACGTGCTGGCGAACCCGGCCTCCGCGCCGATGCACCAGGACATCGCCCGCCGCAACGAGCGGCTGCGGAAAATCGTCGTGTCCGACACGCTCACCGAACAGGACACCACCCCGTGGACGGCCACCACGACGATCGTGGCACGGTCGGCGGCCCGGGAGGCAGTGGCCGCGTTGAAGGCGGAAGGCGGCGGGGACGTCGTGGTCTTCGGCAGCCGCACGGTGTGGAACCCCCTGCTCACCGCCGGACTGGTCGACGAGGTGCACCTGATGGTCGGCCCGGTGGCGCTGGGAGCGGGCGTGCCCGCCTTCGACGCCGGTACCCCGCCGCTGCGCCTGCTGGACACCCGGCGCCGGGACGGCTCGGACAACGTGGTGCTGTGCTACGAAGTGCCGCGGGGACGCCCTCAATGAGCGGGTGCTGACACACAGACCATGGTGGTGTCCTCGATGGCTTCGACGACCCCGGGCGTCTGCTCCGGAACGTGCACGAACTCGCCCGCGTGCACCGTCACGGCATCGTCCTGAGCACCCACCCGCAGCACTCCGCTGAGCACCACCCAGACCTCCGCGTAGGAGGCCGGGAGGTCGGCATGCGCCCCCGCGGCGAGGAACGACGTGTAGGCGCTCATCGACCCACCGGCCTCCTTGCCGAGGGCGGGCGCGATGAGGATCCGGTCGCCGAAGCGGACGGCGTCCTCACCGATCACCGAGCTGAATACGCGGGCCCGCGGGGGCGTGACAACCATGCCGGACTTCTCCTCGGGTAGTGGTCAAGCGTCGAACTCGGTCGCGGCGACGGCATGCACGGGCGGAGCCTGAATGCCGAGTTCCCGGGCGATGGCCGGTATGTCCGGGTCCGCGAGGAAGTTGTCGTAGTCTTCCGCGTCCCAATCGAAAACCGACCACACCCGGTGCCCGTCGTCGGGATCGAAGTAGACCCGGGCGCCCCGGCAGCCGTGCTCCCGGCGCTTCCGCGCGCCGACGGTCTCGAAGACCTCCAGGAACCGGCCTGGGTCGGCGACCCTCGCGATGGTGACGATCACTGCCCACTCCCCCGCGTCGAGGATTTCCACCAGCCGATCAGCACCGTAGAACCTCCACCCGGATCGAGGTCAAGTGCGGGAAGCCTGCTTGACCTTCAGGTTGGTCGAAGCCTGACGATGGGCGGGTGGACAGCCCAAACTTGATGTCGATCGGCGCTTTCGCGCAGCGGACCGCCCTGACGCCCAGTGCACTGAGGTTCTACGGCGATGCCGGCCTGCTCCCGCCGGAATCGGTCGACCCGGTCAGCGGATACCGGTACTACAGCGACGCCCAGATCGACCGGGCCGTGCGGTTGCGGCAGCTTCGTGAGCTCGGGATGCCGCTCCCCCGGGTCAACGAGGTGCTCGACGCCGATCCGGTGGAGGCAGCCAGGCTGATCGACGAGCGGATCACCGACATCGGCAACGAAAGCCGTTACGCTCAAGGGATAGCCGCCGAATTGAAGGCCGCCTTGAGCACGGGCGCCGGGACTCGGCTGGGCGTCCTTTCCGGACCGGCGCTGGCCGACGCGATCGACCGGGTACTGGCCGCCACCGTCCAGGAGGCGGCCGTGCCCGTGCTGAACGCCGTGTACCTCGAAGTCTCCCCTGGCTCAGCGACCCTCACGGCTACGGATCGATACCGCCTGACCACCCGTACGCTCGCCCTGCCCGAGGAGTCGGCGAGCGAGCCTTGGGCCGCGACTCTGTCCGGCGATGACCTCCGGGCCACGGTGGCCCAAATCCGCCGCAGCGCCCGGATCGTGCTCCATGCGCTGCCAGGGGCACTCGAAATCGAGCTGGGCAACGGGGTGTCCCACCGGGTGGCCATCCTTGCGCTGGAGTTCCCCGACTACCGGCTGATGCTCGACTCCCTGGCGGCGGTGACTCATCGCGTCACCGCCGCCAGGCAGCAGTTGATCTCCATCTTCGACCAGCTCACGACCGACTCCGTCGAGCTTCGTCTCAGCGACGCGAACAGCGTCGAGTTGCGCACCCCGGACGCTCCCGCACGCGACCTCCCGGCCCGGGTGGAC from the Amycolatopsis magusensis genome contains:
- a CDS encoding TetR/AcrR family transcriptional regulator, producing the protein MSRKSTGEPSRPPGRPVDARLTPAMIEAVLDELAESGYARLTTAGVARRAGVSTATLYRRWQTKRDLILAAAEQLAEAEKDRVDTGSLHGDIRELLNRKQLPASGKPGAVLVALLGEAAHDAELAEMIRSGVIAPMREHLAAMLDRAAERGEVDEDVTADAAARLLEGLVLARAAFGGSAAGGGTTPADLDEDAVLILRALGHRGDRPER
- a CDS encoding SDR family NAD(P)-dependent oxidoreductase, which produces MNVIVITGASDGIGAAASELLSSDDTRLILTGRSPVKTKAVAERVGAEYHVADFERLDEVRDLATALLDSCDRIDVLANNAGGLFSGPTRTVDGFEKTFQVNHLAPYLLTNLLIDRLLPSRATVVNTSSVGARLNGRIDLEDLNGWKKFTVNRAYGTAKLANILFTKGLHQRFHAHGLSSVAFHPGPIASNFASDTTSYLRWVYRGPLKRLLTSPERGGENLAHFATAATDAPWVSGEYYNERRKIARTNKQAYDAEMVARHWDLSAQMLGVQWPHETA
- a CDS encoding RNA polymerase subunit sigma-70 gives rise to the protein MISFDELVAAHRAELYVHCYRMLGSAQDAEDAVQEALLAAWRGLAGFQGRSSLRTWLYRVTTNACLRLSTQRRLLSSDHGPPFTQTAELGEPVTGPVWVEPCPEAVYLRRESVELAFVAALQHLPGNQRAVLILRDVLGFSAAEVAGMLDTSTASVNSAMQRAKATVRQRVPARSQQDELAALGEDGVRELVDALVTAWEKADVEGLLDLLTEDVRFTMPPLPAWFDGRDDVRKFLVDRLFATPWRLLPVTANAQPALACYQNAGAGFQLGGIAVPHLRGGRICWLATFVDPEVVAHFPVPREFPAGDR
- a CDS encoding dihydrofolate reductase family protein, which encodes MTVSIREDTMRKLIVTNLVSLDGFVAGPGGDPTPLPMGGFFDEYNHERQRSAEALVLGRTTYQMLRSYWPAIAEDPSRSPDVLANPASAPMHQDIARRNERLRKIVVSDTLTEQDTTPWTATTTIVARSAAREAVAALKAEGGGDVVVFGSRTVWNPLLTAGLVDEVHLMVGPVALGAGVPAFDAGTPPLRLLDTRRRDGSDNVVLCYEVPRGRPQ
- a CDS encoding cupin; amino-acid sequence: MVVTPPRARVFSSVIGEDAVRFGDRILIAPALGKEAGGSMSAYTSFLAAGAHADLPASYAEVWVVLSGVLRVGAQDDAVTVHAGEFVHVPEQTPGVVEAIEDTTMVCVSAPAH
- a CDS encoding DNA polymerase III subunit beta family protein, with protein sequence MDSPNLMSIGAFAQRTALTPSALRFYGDAGLLPPESVDPVSGYRYYSDAQIDRAVRLRQLRELGMPLPRVNEVLDADPVEAARLIDERITDIGNESRYAQGIAAELKAALSTGAGTRLGVLSGPALADAIDRVLAATVQEAAVPVLNAVYLEVSPGSATLTATDRYRLTTRTLALPEESASEPWAATLSGDDLRATVAQIRRSARIVLHALPGALEIELGNGVSHRVAILALEFPDYRLMLDSLAAVTHRVTAARQQLISIFDQLTTDSVELRLSDANSVELRTPDAPARDLPARVDGGDLTIRFQLTTLYPAILQAVGPDVMLDLRGPDQPATVRSADNGALSTLVMPIAAPGNRP